The region ATTAGCGGATGTTGTTTTTCCAGCAGAGTATGGTGAGATTGGCGGGGAAATGAAAGACATGCGTTCATGTTTCAACGTCAATGCTTTATCAGTTAAATCCACTGAAGTTGAAAATGGTCAACCCAAGCTATCTTTAGCGGGGACTCAGTTTATGTCGATGTTAATAACCTTAGGCATGGACGATTTTGGCGCAGAACGGCTCACTCATACATTAATTGATTACATTGATGAAGATACCGTCGCGATGCCATACGGCGCAGAAGATGCGGATTATGAGTCTAGAAACGTGCCTTACCGTGCAGCGAACACATTAATGAGTCACCACAGTGAATTACGCGCTGTATTAGGTTATAACCAACAAGTATATTTAACGTTATTGCCATACGTATGTGCAATTCCGGGTAATAATCAGCAATTGCTTAATGTGAATACCATTGAATTAGAGCAGGCCGCTTTGTTAGTCGGCATGCTAGAGAATAAAATTAGTTTAAGTGATGCGGAAAGTTTAATTAACCAACGACCTGCCGATGGTTTTGAGACTGCCGCAGAGTTTTGGGAAAATAACTCTTTAGCGAGTTTAGCGACTGAAAGTAATATGAAATCGAGCATCGTGGTTGATAGTAATTACTTCTTATTAAAAGCTGGCGCTAAAGTGGATAATGCGGTGTTTAGAATGGATAGCGTATTACTCAGAAGTAATAATAGTTTTGATGTGCTCTCCAGGCAATATGGCGGGCAGCAATAATGAATATGGATAACAACCCGCTTCAATCAGCTATAGGTACTTTTACCTTGGTGATGTTGAAGCTTGTGGAGAATGACAGTGTCTGAACGGCTATTTATCCGATTAGGAAAAACATCCGAAAGTCCTTGTTCTTGGCTAGTGTGGTCAGAACAAGAGCAAGAGATTATCGCCTCAGGTGAGTTAAGTGATGCTAAAAGCTTAACCAGTTTAACTGAGCGTGCGGGCAACCGTCCGGTTGATGTTTTGGTTCCTGCTGCAAGTATGACATTGACTCAAATTGCATTGCCTGAAAAAAATCAGCGCCAAGCGTTAAAAGCGTTGCCGTTCATGTTAGAAGAAGCCATTGCATCTGATGTTGAATCAATGCATTTTGTGGTTGGCCCGCGTGATGGTGAGTTTCTTAATGTGGTTGCAGTAGCGCATGAACAGATGCAAGATTGGCTGTCATGGTTAGTTGAAGCAGGTATAAAAGTGAAACGGGTTGTCCCTGATTGTTTAGCGTTACCGCTGGAACAATGCCGCTGGGCTGCACTCGATATGGGTGATGAGCTATTACTGCGAACTGGTGAAGGTAGTGGGGTTAGCTTGCCTAAAACTTGGCTTGATTTTGCACTGCCAGAACTCATGTCTAGCAGTAAAGAACACGAGTCACCATTAAAGATTGCGACATACAGTGATGACTTAGTCTTTATGGATGCCGAAGTTGAAGCTAAACCTTTAGACATTCCAATGATGGTCTTAGCCAAAGGGATTCTGCAGGCACCGATTAACTTGTTAAGCGGTAGCTATGAGCCAAAGCGTGAATATAGCAAACATCTCATGCTTTGGAAGAATGCAGCCATTATCGCTGTCATCGCCATAGTGCTTTCACTGGTGAATAAAGGCTTAACCATTCACCAATTAGAGCAGCAAACCGCAGAGATTAAACAGCAAAGCGAGGCCATTTTTAAGAAGGTCAGTCCTCGCACTAACCGTATTGTTAATATTCGCTCTCAGCTTGATTCCGAGTTACGTAGCTTACAAGGTCAGGGTGGCGGAGCTGCTTTCTTTGGCATGCTTGAAGGATTACGAGAGTCATTTCAAAAAGTACCTGACTTAAAACCCAATTCAATTCGATTTGATGCTGGTCGTAATGAACTGCGCATGCAAGTTACCGCTAAAAATTATGATCAAGTGGATCAGTTTAAACAGCTTGTTGAGTCTCAATATCAATTTGATATGGGTGCAATTAATAGCGGTGAGAATGAAGTGACCACTACAATTACATTGAAGGGCAAATAAGATGGAAAATTTGCAAATCTGGTGGCGTGGTCTTGCGCAACGTGAGCAACAGTTAGTCGCTAGCTGTAGTGTGTTTGTGGTGATTGGTATTTTGTATTGGGGAATATGGAGTCCTATTTCTAATGCAGCTGAGAATGCCGAAAAAGATAATCAAGCAGCGAAGCAGACTTTAAATTACGTAAAACAATCTGCCAATAAAATTGCAGGTTTAAAACAGCAAGGTTCTCGACCAAATGCTAGCGGCAGCCTGAGTTCTATCGTGAACCAATTGGCTGGTCAATACGATTTAGAAATTACACGTATGCAACCGCAAGGGGATAAAATCCAATTGTGGATGGATGATGTACCGTTTGATAGTTTGCTTGATTATTTACACGAGTTAGTTGAAAAAAAGGGCTTAACGCTTGAAAGCGTTGATTTATCAGAGTCTGATTTGGCTGGTTTTGTAAAAGTGCGTCGTATTCAGCTATCTAAGTAAGTAGGTAATGTAGTGAGTTTGATTAAGAAAATTATTTTAGGTGTATTTATCTACCTGGTGTTTTTGGTGGTATTTATCCCTGCTAATTGGGTTGTCGGCATTGCGCCGCTGCCGAATAATATTAAAGTGAGCGGTGTGACAGGCACATTGTGGCAAGGCTCTGCAGATGTTGTATCCATTGATCGCAGAGTGATTGAACAAGTCACCTGGGATTTAAATCCTTGGGCGCTGTTTATTGGTCAAGTGAATGTCGATGTTCGAATTGGTAGCCGCGCCACTGCAGTGAGTGGTCAAGGTGATATTAGCTGGTCTATGTCGGGACTCACTGCCGATAATCTTCGCTTTGAAGCACCCAATGCATTTTTACTGGGTAATGCTCGATTACCTTTCAGAACCAAAATTGATGGTGATGTCAGTTTAATTGTAGAAAGACTAGAGCAAGGTGCGCCCTGGTGTGAACAGTTAACCGGTAAACTATTTTTAAACCGAATTGATGTTAAAAATCAATTCGGTGAATATCCTTTGGGCGATATTGCATTAGGGTTAAATTGTATTGATGGCCAAGTGCAATTGAATACCGATGATTCGATGAATAAAATGGGTATTCAAGGTACTGCAACGTTAGGTGATAACAACAGTATTACCGTCAGTGCTAAGATTAAACCGACACCTGAACAGCCAAAGGATTTAACTCAAGCCTTAAGCTTTTTGGGGCAGCAAGACAGCCAAGGTTATTACCCCGTTAATTACCAAGGTACTATTCCTGGCATGTAATGCTAAGTTAGTAATGGATTAGTACTACTGAAAATTTAAAGGCATCTGATTAACGTCAGATGCCTTTTTTATGGCTGGTACTTATGCGTTTTAGCTGTTTGATACTTTCAGTAACTCTTGATGAAGTAATTGATAATCATCAATGGCGGGGAAATCGACAAAGTCTTTATGGGGCTTTTTACTGTCTGGGTTTTTAATGCCTAACTGAAAGCCAACACCTGCTAGCTTTGATGCCTCGAGAATATCTTCATTATCATCGATGAATAAACAGCGACTCGGATCTAAGTCGTACTTTTCGAATGCTTGCCTCCAAAACTCAGGATGCTCTTTGGGGTAACCGGTTTCATGGCTCGACAACATTTCATCTAAGCCCCTCGCTAACTCAGTATGTTCTAATTTAAGTTCAAGGCTTTTTGGGTGAGCATTAGTGAGCAGTATTCTCTTTTTGCCTACTGTGGCAAGCGCCTGTAAAAAAGGCATGCTGTCTTGGCGCATTTGAATACGTTCCACTAATGAATAGTGCAATGTGAGAATGTCTAAATCTAATTGCTGCTGCCAAAAATCAATACAATACCAATCTAATGTTCCAAGTACACGATGATAGGATTCTTCAACTAGCGCCTGTGCTTGTGCTAACGATATTTGTTTTTGTGTACTAAGCTGTTGAGGTACCAAAGTTAACCAGAAATGGTTATCAAAATGCAGATCTAGCAAGGTACCGTCCATATCGAGTAGAACTGTGTCTATTTTATGCCAAGGAAACATATAAATTCCGGTTGTAGAATATAGCTAGGGTAGTAAGATTGTAACTTGTCTTACTAAATTCGTCATATATGAGGTCTTAATGACATCACGGCACCCCAAGCCCGAAATCCTTCATCGTGAAATAGTCGCTAAAAGTAGACTGTTTCAGATTGAACAAGTGCACTTAAAATTTTCTAATGGCGTTGAACGTCAATATGAAAGAATGAGTGGCGCAAGCCGTGGCGCAGTAATGATTGTACCTGTGCATCAAGGCCAAATGCTATTAGCAAAAGAATACGCCGCAGGTACCGATAATTATGAACTTGGCTTCCCTAAAGGATTGATTGATCCTGGGGAGGAAGCAATTGAAGCTGCTAATCGTGAACTACAAGAAGAAATTGGCTTTGGCAGTCGTAAGCTAACGTTATTAAAAGAGTTAAGCTTAGCTCCTGGGTATTTTGCCAGTAAGATGCAAATTTTTATCGCAGAAGATTTATATGAAAGTACCCTTGAAGGTGATGAACCAGAACCGATAGACGTCA is a window of Shewanella donghaensis DNA encoding:
- a CDS encoding type II secretion system protein N, translated to MSLIKKIILGVFIYLVFLVVFIPANWVVGIAPLPNNIKVSGVTGTLWQGSADVVSIDRRVIEQVTWDLNPWALFIGQVNVDVRIGSRATAVSGQGDISWSMSGLTADNLRFEAPNAFLLGNARLPFRTKIDGDVSLIVERLEQGAPWCEQLTGKLFLNRIDVKNQFGEYPLGDIALGLNCIDGQVQLNTDDSMNKMGIQGTATLGDNNSITVSAKIKPTPEQPKDLTQALSFLGQQDSQGYYPVNYQGTIPGM
- the gspL gene encoding type II secretion system protein GspL encodes the protein MSERLFIRLGKTSESPCSWLVWSEQEQEIIASGELSDAKSLTSLTERAGNRPVDVLVPAASMTLTQIALPEKNQRQALKALPFMLEEAIASDVESMHFVVGPRDGEFLNVVAVAHEQMQDWLSWLVEAGIKVKRVVPDCLALPLEQCRWAALDMGDELLLRTGEGSGVSLPKTWLDFALPELMSSSKEHESPLKIATYSDDLVFMDAEVEAKPLDIPMMVLAKGILQAPINLLSGSYEPKREYSKHLMLWKNAAIIAVIAIVLSLVNKGLTIHQLEQQTAEIKQQSEAIFKKVSPRTNRIVNIRSQLDSELRSLQGQGGGAAFFGMLEGLRESFQKVPDLKPNSIRFDAGRNELRMQVTAKNYDQVDQFKQLVESQYQFDMGAINSGENEVTTTITLKGK
- a CDS encoding type II secretion system protein M, with protein sequence MENLQIWWRGLAQREQQLVASCSVFVVIGILYWGIWSPISNAAENAEKDNQAAKQTLNYVKQSANKIAGLKQQGSRPNASGSLSSIVNQLAGQYDLEITRMQPQGDKIQLWMDDVPFDSLLDYLHELVEKKGLTLESVDLSESDLAGFVKVRRIQLSK
- the gspK gene encoding type II secretion system minor pseudopilin GspK — protein: MKYQLPGFRKQRGVALLVVLLVVALVVIIATNITSRNQLSMRRTLNLAQYDQAYWYAISAEELAKKILKQDMEDADGTVHLQQYWALADVVFPAEYGEIGGEMKDMRSCFNVNALSVKSTEVENGQPKLSLAGTQFMSMLITLGMDDFGAERLTHTLIDYIDEDTVAMPYGAEDADYESRNVPYRAANTLMSHHSELRAVLGYNQQVYLTLLPYVCAIPGNNQQLLNVNTIELEQAALLVGMLENKISLSDAESLINQRPADGFETAAEFWENNSLASLATESNMKSSIVVDSNYFLLKAGAKVDNAVFRMDSVLLRSNNSFDVLSRQYGGQQ
- the nudE gene encoding ADP compounds hydrolase NudE, coding for MTSRHPKPEILHREIVAKSRLFQIEQVHLKFSNGVERQYERMSGASRGAVMIVPVHQGQMLLAKEYAAGTDNYELGFPKGLIDPGEEAIEAANRELQEEIGFGSRKLTLLKELSLAPGYFASKMQIFIAEDLYESTLEGDEPEPIDVIPWALEDWQALLDNVDFSESRSVSALFLTQQYLQR
- the yrfG gene encoding GMP/IMP nucleotidase, giving the protein MFPWHKIDTVLLDMDGTLLDLHFDNHFWLTLVPQQLSTQKQISLAQAQALVEESYHRVLGTLDWYCIDFWQQQLDLDILTLHYSLVERIQMRQDSMPFLQALATVGKKRILLTNAHPKSLELKLEHTELARGLDEMLSSHETGYPKEHPEFWRQAFEKYDLDPSRCLFIDDNEDILEASKLAGVGFQLGIKNPDSKKPHKDFVDFPAIDDYQLLHQELLKVSNS